In a single window of the Motilibacter aurantiacus genome:
- a CDS encoding NAD(P)/FAD-dependent oxidoreductase — MTSAFPHASGRPHVVVIGAGFAGLNAVHELRGAPVDITIIDRNNFHTFQPLLYQVATSYLPPEQVGSTIRTIFRRQKNVKVRVGEVSGVEWDTQTVELTDGTTVPYDYLVLAAGATTNFFGIPGMDEHAYPLYTMSDAVRLRLHLLEEIEQAARDRSSDRSHETVVVVGGGPTGVETAGSLAEMSCHHIGGEVDLRVVLVEMMPRLLNTFSEQSGEQTLKDLRKRGVEILLNTSVKSADEKGVELSDGQRIETRTVVWGAGVQASPLGRKLGLELGRGGSIVVEPDLRVPGRDNVFAIGDIASPKRPEGARPFPLVAPNAIQQGKHTGKQIAKLVAGQQPAPFEYFDKGILAVIAKGDAVAELPLPGSSGKRIKAKGFPAWALWAGVHIVYLVGFRNRLKTLTDWVYNFGLGSGGGGILVRASRGGKVDSP; from the coding sequence GTGACCTCTGCCTTCCCCCACGCCTCCGGGCGGCCCCACGTCGTGGTCATCGGAGCCGGGTTCGCCGGGCTCAACGCGGTCCACGAGCTGCGCGGCGCCCCGGTCGACATCACGATCATCGACCGGAACAACTTCCACACCTTCCAGCCGCTGCTCTATCAGGTGGCGACCTCCTACCTGCCGCCGGAGCAGGTCGGCTCCACGATCCGGACGATCTTCCGTCGGCAGAAGAACGTCAAGGTGCGGGTCGGAGAGGTCTCCGGCGTCGAGTGGGACACGCAGACGGTCGAGCTCACGGACGGGACGACCGTCCCCTACGACTACCTGGTGCTCGCCGCGGGCGCGACGACCAATTTCTTCGGCATCCCCGGAATGGACGAGCACGCGTACCCGCTCTACACGATGAGCGACGCCGTACGCCTCCGGCTGCACCTGCTCGAGGAGATCGAGCAGGCGGCGCGGGACCGGAGCTCGGACCGCTCGCACGAGACGGTGGTCGTGGTCGGCGGCGGCCCCACCGGCGTGGAGACGGCCGGCTCGCTCGCCGAGATGAGCTGCCACCACATCGGCGGCGAGGTGGACCTGCGGGTGGTCCTGGTCGAGATGATGCCCCGGCTGCTCAACACGTTCAGCGAGCAGTCCGGTGAGCAGACGCTCAAGGACCTGCGCAAACGCGGCGTCGAGATCCTGCTCAACACCTCGGTGAAGTCGGCGGACGAGAAGGGCGTCGAGCTCAGCGACGGCCAGCGCATCGAGACGCGCACCGTCGTGTGGGGCGCGGGCGTGCAGGCCAGCCCGCTGGGCCGCAAGCTCGGCCTCGAGCTCGGGCGCGGCGGCTCGATCGTCGTCGAGCCGGACCTGCGGGTGCCGGGCCGGGACAACGTCTTCGCCATCGGCGACATCGCCTCCCCGAAGCGGCCCGAGGGCGCCCGCCCGTTCCCGCTGGTGGCGCCCAACGCCATCCAGCAGGGCAAGCACACCGGCAAGCAGATCGCCAAGCTCGTCGCCGGCCAGCAGCCTGCGCCGTTCGAGTACTTCGACAAGGGGATCCTGGCCGTCATCGCCAAGGGCGACGCCGTCGCGGAGCTGCCGTTGCCCGGCAGCAGCGGCAAGCGGATCAAGGCGAAGGGCTTCCCGGCCTGGGCGCTCTGGGCCGGCGTGCACATCGTCTACCTGGTCGGCTTCCGCAACCGGCTCAAGACGCTGACCGACTGGGTCTACAACTTCGGCCTCGGCAGCGGCGGCGGCGGGATCCTCGTCCGCGCCTCGCGCGGGGGCAAGGTCGACTCGCCCTGA
- a CDS encoding DHH family phosphoesterase, translating to MTSPGPGASPPDGNGAAAAPGTPADVLGTVAGLLREAGPVVLLAHVSPDADALGSALAVAHALRELGRPCQVSWGDDPFEVPRALRALPGAGPEDGFLVPPSRLAASGAVTVAFDCARADRLGVLAPVLDSSQVAVAFDHHSSHEPFAAVRLVDPAAAATTVLAAGLIDALGVELTPAIAACLYAGLVTDTGSFRFSNTRPDTLRFAARLLDVGFDHSALVRSLVDDVPASFLPVLGAALERVVLDGHALAGAGLVTAVVPGQARRDAGLAVDDVTPVLDTVRRAEEADVACVLYEDDPGTWRVSLRSKGRVDVSRAAVSLGGGGHRAAAGLTAHGSADDVLGRVREALEAAL from the coding sequence TTGACGTCCCCCGGCCCAGGGGCCTCGCCGCCGGACGGGAACGGCGCGGCCGCGGCGCCCGGCACGCCTGCCGACGTGCTCGGCACGGTGGCCGGCCTCCTGCGGGAGGCCGGCCCGGTCGTGCTCCTGGCGCACGTCAGCCCGGACGCGGACGCGCTCGGCTCGGCGCTGGCCGTCGCCCACGCGCTGCGCGAGCTGGGCCGCCCCTGCCAGGTGTCCTGGGGGGACGACCCGTTCGAGGTGCCGCGTGCGCTGCGCGCGCTGCCCGGCGCCGGGCCGGAGGACGGCTTCCTCGTGCCCCCGTCGCGGCTCGCCGCCAGCGGCGCGGTGACGGTCGCGTTCGACTGCGCCCGGGCCGACCGGCTGGGTGTCCTCGCGCCGGTCCTGGACAGCTCGCAGGTGGCGGTGGCCTTCGACCACCACAGCAGCCACGAGCCGTTCGCCGCGGTCCGGCTCGTCGACCCCGCCGCGGCCGCGACGACCGTGCTGGCGGCGGGGCTGATCGACGCGCTCGGCGTCGAGCTGACGCCGGCCATCGCGGCCTGCCTCTACGCCGGCCTCGTCACCGACACCGGGTCCTTCCGGTTCTCCAACACCCGGCCGGACACCCTGCGCTTCGCCGCACGGCTGCTCGACGTCGGGTTCGACCACTCGGCGCTCGTCCGGTCGCTGGTCGACGACGTGCCGGCATCCTTCCTGCCCGTGCTCGGGGCGGCACTGGAACGGGTCGTGCTCGACGGGCACGCGCTCGCCGGGGCCGGCCTCGTGACCGCGGTCGTCCCCGGGCAGGCCCGGCGGGACGCCGGCCTCGCGGTCGACGACGTGACGCCGGTCCTCGACACCGTGCGGCGGGCCGAGGAGGCCGACGTGGCCTGCGTGCTCTACGAGGACGACCCCGGCACCTGGCGCGTCTCGCTGCGCTCCAAGGGCCGGGTCGACGTGTCCCGCGCTGCGGTGTCGCTGGGCGGCGGCGGTCACCGGGCCGCAGCGGGGCTCACCGCCCACGGGAGCGCGGACGATGTGCTCGGGCGGGTCCGCGAGGCTCTGGAGGCCGCGCTCTGA
- the rbfA gene encoding 30S ribosome-binding factor RbfA, which produces MVDAARARKLGDRIRVIVAEMLETRVKDPRLGFVTVTDVRMTGDLQQAEIFYTVYGSDEERAATAAALESAKGVLRSEVGRQTGVRHTPTLTFTADAIPENAKHIEDLLARAAAADAEVSRVAAGATYAAGPDAYRTKDDEDAE; this is translated from the coding sequence ATGGTTGACGCGGCACGTGCGCGCAAGCTTGGTGACCGCATCCGAGTGATCGTCGCGGAGATGCTCGAGACCCGGGTCAAGGACCCGCGCCTCGGGTTCGTGACCGTGACCGACGTCCGGATGACCGGCGACCTCCAGCAGGCGGAGATCTTCTACACGGTCTACGGGTCGGACGAGGAGCGGGCGGCGACGGCGGCGGCGCTGGAGAGCGCCAAGGGCGTGCTGCGCAGCGAGGTCGGCCGGCAGACCGGCGTCCGGCACACCCCGACCCTCACCTTCACCGCGGACGCCATCCCGGAGAACGCCAAGCACATCGAGGACCTGCTGGCCCGCGCCGCCGCGGCGGACGCCGAGGTGTCCCGGGTCGCCGCCGGGGCGACCTACGCCGCGGGGCCGGACGCGTACCGGACCAAGGACGACGAGGACGCGGAGTAG
- a CDS encoding DUF503 domain-containing protein has product MFVGTLRLDLLLGDVHSLKAKRSVVRPIVAELARKFGVSVAEAGALDLHRRAVVGVAVVAADARHCREVLESCERLVAGRPEVDLLSAQHRVLRPEDDLAAVEDAYPDGG; this is encoded by the coding sequence GTGTTCGTCGGAACGCTCCGCCTGGACCTGCTGCTCGGTGACGTCCACTCGCTCAAGGCCAAGCGCTCGGTCGTGCGGCCCATCGTCGCCGAGCTGGCCCGCAAGTTCGGGGTCTCGGTGGCCGAGGCCGGTGCGCTGGACCTGCACCGGCGGGCGGTCGTCGGCGTCGCCGTGGTGGCGGCGGACGCGCGCCACTGCCGCGAGGTGCTCGAGTCCTGCGAGCGGCTCGTGGCCGGCCGGCCCGAGGTCGACCTGCTCTCCGCCCAGCACCGCGTCCTGCGCCCCGAGGACGACCTGGCCGCCGTCGAGGACGCGTACCCCGACGGCGGCTGA
- the infB gene encoding translation initiation factor IF-2, producing the protein MAKVRVYELAKEFGVESKVVLSKLQEMGEFVRSASSTIEAPVVRKLKDAFPGGGSGSTDGASASRPTPTPGPGPRPTPGNLGGPRPGPRPAPAAPAAPSAPASPAAPSAPAAGAPRPAAPAPSPAPGSAAPAPGPRPQPASPAAPAAPAAPSTPAAPTTPAFAPAASAAPTAPTGPRPGAPRPGAPAAPGAPAAPGSGPRPGAPGAPGAPSAPGAPSAPGAPSAPGSRPAAPGSAGRPGPGGAAPRPGAPGARPAAPGPRPGGPRPGNNPFSSGGSTGMQRPGAPRPGNNPYSTGGSTGMPRPGGAGAPGMPRPGGTAGPRPTPGPRPGGTAGPGGPRPNPGMMPPRPQRPAGPGGAGRPGAPGRGGAPGRPGAPGGAGRPGGGGGGYAGRPGGGGPGAGGGGGFAGRPGGGGGGPRGRGGTAGAFGRPGGRPARGRKSKKQRRQEFDNMQAPSIGGVQVPRGDGSTPVRLRRGASLTDFAEKINANPASLVTVLFRLGEMATATQSLDEDTFRLLGSELGFDVQIVSPEDEDRELLESFDIGGEFDDDEEDLAPRPPVVTVMGHVDHGKTRLLDAIRKTNVQAREAGGITQHVGAYQVVHEHEGVERAITFIDTPGHETFTAMRARGAKTTDIVILVVAADDGVMPQTIEALNHAQAADVPIVVAVNKIDKEGADPAKARGQLTEYGLVAEEYGGETMFVDVSALSGIGIDDLLEAVLLTADAALELVANPTADARGTAIEARLDRGRGPVATVLVQRGTLRVGDAIVCGDAYGRVRALLDENGDPIDEAGPSRPAQVLGLTSVPGAGDTFLVAPEDRIARQIAERRAAAERNALLARSRKRVSLEDFLERSKVETLNLILKGDVSGSVEALEDALLQLDVGDEVDLRIIDRGVGAITENNVMLAVASDAVIIGFNVRPEGKARELSEREGVDVRYYSVIYQAIEEVEAALKGLLKPEYEEAQLGTAEIREVYRSSKFGNIAGCLVRSGEIRRNSKARLIRDGVVVADNLQIQSLRRFKDDATEVREGFECGIGLGSFNDIKVDDVIETFEMREKPRV; encoded by the coding sequence GTGGCAAAGGTCCGGGTCTACGAACTCGCCAAGGAGTTCGGCGTAGAGAGCAAGGTCGTCCTGTCCAAGCTCCAGGAGATGGGCGAGTTCGTCCGCTCCGCGTCCTCGACCATCGAGGCACCCGTCGTTCGCAAGCTCAAGGACGCGTTCCCCGGCGGTGGCTCCGGGAGCACCGACGGCGCGTCCGCGAGCCGTCCCACCCCGACGCCGGGCCCCGGCCCGCGTCCGACCCCGGGCAACCTGGGCGGTCCCCGTCCGGGACCGCGCCCCGCCCCGGCCGCACCCGCCGCACCGAGCGCGCCCGCCTCACCCGCGGCGCCCAGCGCGCCCGCCGCCGGCGCCCCGCGCCCGGCCGCGCCCGCCCCCAGCCCGGCCCCCGGCTCGGCTGCGCCCGCCCCCGGGCCGCGCCCGCAGCCGGCGTCCCCGGCCGCCCCCGCGGCACCCGCCGCGCCGTCGACGCCCGCGGCGCCGACGACCCCCGCGTTCGCCCCGGCGGCCTCGGCCGCCCCGACCGCCCCCACCGGCCCGCGCCCCGGCGCCCCGCGCCCGGGTGCGCCTGCCGCCCCTGGTGCTCCGGCGGCTCCTGGCTCCGGCCCGCGCCCTGGTGCCCCTGGTGCCCCTGGTGCACCGAGCGCACCTGGTGCACCGAGCGCACCCGGTGCACCGAGCGCTCCCGGCTCCCGTCCGGCCGCTCCCGGCTCGGCCGGTCGTCCCGGCCCGGGCGGCGCCGCACCGCGCCCGGGTGCCCCCGGCGCACGTCCGGCTGCTCCCGGCCCACGCCCGGGCGGCCCGCGTCCGGGCAACAACCCCTTCAGCTCGGGTGGTAGCACCGGGATGCAGCGCCCCGGCGCCCCGCGCCCGGGCAACAACCCGTACTCCACCGGCGGCAGCACCGGCATGCCGCGCCCGGGTGGCGCCGGCGCTCCCGGCATGCCGCGCCCGGGTGGCACGGCCGGCCCGCGCCCGACCCCGGGCCCGCGCCCGGGTGGCACCGCCGGCCCCGGTGGCCCCCGTCCCAACCCCGGCATGATGCCGCCCCGACCGCAGCGCCCGGCCGGCCCCGGTGGCGCCGGCCGCCCCGGTGCCCCCGGCCGCGGCGGCGCTCCCGGCCGTCCCGGTGCTCCGGGCGGCGCAGGGCGTCCCGGTGGCGGCGGCGGCGGCTACGCCGGCCGTCCCGGCGGCGGTGGCCCCGGTGCCGGTGGCGGCGGCGGCTTCGCCGGTCGTCCCGGTGGTGGCGGCGGCGGCCCCCGTGGCCGTGGCGGCACGGCCGGTGCGTTCGGCCGTCCGGGCGGGCGCCCGGCCCGTGGGCGCAAGTCGAAGAAGCAGCGCCGTCAAGAGTTCGACAACATGCAGGCGCCGAGCATCGGCGGCGTGCAGGTCCCCCGTGGCGACGGCTCGACGCCCGTCCGCCTGCGCCGGGGCGCCTCGTTGACGGACTTCGCGGAGAAGATCAACGCCAACCCGGCCTCGCTGGTCACCGTGCTGTTCCGCCTCGGCGAGATGGCGACGGCGACCCAGTCGCTCGACGAGGACACGTTCCGCCTGCTCGGCTCCGAGCTCGGCTTCGACGTGCAGATCGTCAGCCCCGAGGACGAGGACCGCGAGCTGCTCGAGTCCTTCGACATCGGCGGCGAGTTCGACGACGACGAGGAGGACCTCGCCCCGCGGCCGCCGGTCGTCACGGTCATGGGCCACGTCGACCACGGCAAGACCCGCCTGCTGGACGCGATCCGCAAGACCAACGTGCAGGCCCGTGAGGCCGGTGGCATCACCCAGCACGTCGGTGCCTACCAGGTCGTCCACGAGCACGAGGGCGTCGAGCGGGCCATCACGTTCATCGACACCCCGGGCCACGAGACCTTCACGGCCATGCGTGCCCGCGGTGCCAAGACGACGGACATCGTCATCCTCGTGGTGGCGGCGGACGACGGCGTGATGCCCCAGACGATCGAGGCGCTCAACCACGCCCAGGCGGCGGACGTCCCGATCGTGGTCGCGGTCAACAAGATCGACAAGGAGGGCGCGGACCCGGCGAAGGCTCGTGGCCAGCTCACCGAGTACGGCCTGGTCGCCGAGGAGTACGGCGGCGAGACGATGTTCGTCGACGTCTCGGCGCTGTCCGGCATCGGCATCGACGACCTGCTCGAGGCGGTCCTGCTCACCGCGGACGCCGCCCTCGAGCTGGTCGCCAACCCGACGGCCGACGCCCGCGGCACCGCGATCGAGGCGCGCCTCGACCGTGGCCGTGGCCCCGTGGCGACCGTGCTCGTGCAGCGCGGCACGCTCCGGGTCGGCGACGCGATCGTCTGCGGCGACGCCTACGGCCGCGTCCGGGCCCTGCTCGACGAGAACGGCGACCCGATCGACGAGGCGGGCCCGTCCCGTCCGGCGCAGGTCCTCGGCCTCACGTCCGTGCCCGGCGCCGGTGACACCTTCCTGGTGGCGCCGGAGGACCGGATCGCCCGGCAGATCGCCGAGCGTCGTGCGGCGGCCGAGCGCAATGCTCTGCTGGCCCGCTCCCGCAAGCGCGTCAGCCTCGAGGACTTCCTCGAGCGCAGCAAGGTCGAGACGCTCAACCTGATCCTCAAGGGCGACGTCTCCGGCTCGGTCGAGGCCCTGGAGGACGCCCTCCTGCAGCTCGACGTCGGCGACGAGGTCGACCTGCGGATCATCGACCGCGGCGTGGGCGCGATCACCGAGAACAACGTCATGCTCGCCGTGGCGTCGGACGCGGTCATCATCGGCTTCAACGTCCGGCCCGAGGGCAAGGCGCGCGAGCTGTCCGAGCGCGAGGGCGTGGACGTCCGCTACTACTCGGTCATCTACCAGGCGATCGAGGAGGTCGAGGCAGCGCTCAAGGGCCTGCTGAAGCCGGAGTACGAGGAGGCCCAGCTCGGCACGGCGGAGATCCGCGAGGTCTACCGCTCGAGCAAGTTCGGCAACATCGCCGGCTGCCTGGTCCGCTCCGGGGAGATCCGCCGCAACTCCAAGGCCCGCCTCATCCGGGACGGCGTCGTGGTGGCGGACAACCTGCAGATCCAGTCGCTGCGCCGTTTCAAGGACGACGCGACGGAGGTCCGCGAGGGCTTCGAGTGCGGTATCGGCCTCGGGTCGTTCAACGACATCAAGGTCGATGACGTCATCGAGACCTTCGAGATGCGCGAGAAGCCGCGCGTCTGA
- a CDS encoding YlxR family protein — protein sequence MAGRTIPQRTCVGCRRRAPKSELIRVVEAEGACVPDVRGRLPGRGAYVHPDQECLDVAERRRAFSRALRAQGPLDCSELRAAVGALARSQRAEPATAVRSATQEEPRQEAGREAMSAR from the coding sequence GTGGCTGGTCGCACGATCCCCCAACGCACCTGTGTCGGGTGCCGCAGGCGTGCGCCCAAGTCGGAGCTGATCCGCGTCGTGGAGGCCGAGGGCGCTTGCGTCCCCGACGTCCGCGGGCGGCTACCCGGACGGGGTGCGTACGTGCACCCCGACCAGGAGTGCCTCGATGTCGCCGAGCGTCGACGGGCGTTTTCCCGGGCCCTGCGGGCCCAGGGGCCGCTCGACTGCTCGGAGCTACGGGCAGCGGTCGGCGCCCTCGCCCGGTCCCAACGGGCCGAGCCGGCGACGGCCGTGCGCAGTGCAACGCAGGAAGAGCCCCGTCAGGAAGCAGGTCGAGAAGCGATGAGCGCTCGATGA
- the nusA gene encoding transcription termination factor NusA: MDIDMAALRGLVREKEVSFDLLVHAIEQALLVAYQRTEGHAPRARVELDRTTGHVTVWAREEAPEGADPAQAREYDDTPTGFGRIAATTAKQVILQRLREAEDEQTLGEFSGKEGDIVSGVIQQGRNPADVYVDLGKVEALLPPHEQVPGERYEHGSRIRCYVVAVRKGPKGPQIALSRTHPGLVKKLFALEAPEVADGSVEIVAVAREAGHRTKIAVRATRPGLNAKGACIGPMGSRVRAVMSELHGEKIDIVDWVEDPARFVASALSPARVTSVKVVDPEARSARVVVPDYQLSLAIGKEGQNARLAARLTGWRIDIRSDAAPDQPADQLRPRPGAAPAGS; encoded by the coding sequence GTGGACATCGACATGGCAGCCCTGCGCGGGCTCGTGCGCGAGAAGGAGGTGTCGTTCGACCTGCTGGTGCACGCCATCGAGCAGGCCCTGCTCGTCGCGTACCAGCGCACGGAGGGGCACGCACCCCGCGCCCGCGTCGAGCTCGACCGCACCACCGGCCACGTCACGGTCTGGGCGCGCGAGGAGGCTCCCGAGGGAGCCGACCCCGCGCAGGCGCGCGAGTACGACGACACCCCCACCGGCTTCGGCCGGATCGCCGCGACCACCGCCAAGCAGGTCATCCTGCAGCGGCTGCGCGAGGCCGAGGACGAGCAGACGCTGGGGGAGTTCTCCGGCAAGGAGGGCGACATCGTCTCCGGGGTCATCCAGCAGGGGCGCAACCCCGCCGACGTCTACGTCGACCTCGGCAAGGTCGAGGCGCTGCTGCCCCCGCACGAGCAGGTCCCCGGGGAGCGCTACGAGCACGGCTCGCGGATCCGCTGCTACGTGGTCGCCGTGCGCAAGGGCCCGAAGGGGCCGCAGATCGCGCTCAGCCGCACCCATCCGGGCCTGGTCAAGAAGCTCTTCGCCCTCGAGGCCCCCGAGGTCGCCGACGGCAGCGTCGAGATCGTCGCGGTCGCGCGCGAGGCCGGGCACCGGACCAAGATCGCCGTCCGTGCCACCCGGCCGGGGCTCAACGCGAAGGGCGCCTGCATCGGCCCGATGGGGTCCCGGGTCCGTGCCGTGATGTCCGAGCTGCACGGCGAGAAGATCGACATCGTCGACTGGGTCGAGGACCCGGCACGATTCGTCGCCAGCGCCCTGTCCCCGGCCCGGGTGACGTCGGTCAAGGTCGTGGACCCGGAGGCGCGGTCGGCCCGCGTCGTGGTGCCCGACTACCAGCTCTCGCTGGCGATCGGCAAGGAAGGGCAGAACGCCCGGCTCGCCGCGCGGCTCACCGGGTGGCGCATCGACATCCGCAGCGACGCGGCCCCCGACCAGCCCGCCGACCAGCTGCGCCCGCGCCCCGGCGCTGCGCCGGCCGGCTCCTGA
- the rimP gene encoding ribosome maturation factor RimP, producing MARAASRDSLLELLTPVVAGAGCDLEDVVVTPAGRRRLVRVVVDRDEGLPLDVVADVSTAVSAALDEADALGDAPYVLEVTSPGVSRPLTEPRHWRRAAGRLVEVPLAAGGAPLVGRVVSASEEGVVLDVGGSERELAYAELGPGRVQVEFSRKGDDELEALDGGSDDSDGDSDDSGSDDTDDTDDTDDTDEEA from the coding sequence ATGGCGAGAGCCGCCTCCCGAGACAGCCTCCTCGAGCTGCTCACCCCGGTCGTCGCCGGCGCCGGGTGCGACCTCGAGGACGTCGTCGTGACCCCCGCCGGCCGCCGCCGCCTCGTCCGTGTCGTCGTCGACCGGGACGAGGGGCTTCCGCTGGACGTCGTGGCCGACGTGTCCACGGCCGTCTCCGCCGCGCTGGACGAGGCGGACGCGCTGGGCGACGCGCCGTACGTCCTCGAGGTCACCAGCCCCGGGGTCTCCCGCCCGCTCACCGAGCCGCGCCACTGGCGGCGTGCCGCCGGCCGCCTGGTCGAGGTGCCGCTCGCCGCAGGCGGCGCGCCCCTGGTCGGGCGCGTCGTGTCCGCGAGCGAGGAGGGCGTCGTCCTCGACGTCGGCGGCAGCGAGCGCGAGCTGGCGTACGCCGAGCTCGGCCCCGGCCGGGTGCAGGTCGAGTTCTCCCGCAAGGGTGACGACGAGCTCGAGGCGCTCGACGGCGGCAGCGACGACAGCGACGGCGACAGCGACGACAGCGGCAGCGACGACACCGACGACACCGACGACACCGACGACACCGACGAGGAGGCGTAG
- a CDS encoding DUF4439 domain-containing protein, which translates to MTEVEALQAALAGEHAAVWAYGVVGARLPAGRAPQALAALAAHRARRDALERTLERASASPVAAAPAYDLPGPVTTPAQAVALGELVEERLAAAYADLVAAAEAEQLRATAARGVREAAVRAALWRGSSVPFPGLPERG; encoded by the coding sequence GTGACCGAGGTCGAGGCGCTGCAGGCCGCGCTCGCGGGCGAGCACGCGGCCGTCTGGGCGTACGGCGTGGTCGGGGCCCGGCTGCCGGCCGGGCGGGCGCCCCAGGCCCTTGCCGCGCTGGCCGCCCACCGGGCGCGCCGCGACGCGCTCGAGCGGACCCTGGAACGGGCCTCCGCCTCGCCGGTGGCGGCCGCGCCGGCGTACGACCTGCCCGGGCCGGTCACCACGCCGGCGCAGGCCGTCGCGCTCGGCGAGCTCGTGGAGGAGCGGCTGGCCGCCGCGTACGCCGACCTGGTCGCGGCGGCCGAGGCGGAGCAGCTGCGTGCCACCGCGGCACGCGGCGTGCGGGAGGCCGCGGTGCGGGCCGCGCTGTGGCGCGGGTCGAGCGTGCCGTTCCCGGGGCTGCCCGAGCGGGGCTAG
- a CDS encoding sulfite exporter TauE/SafE family protein encodes MPELHIVLALCTAALLAGWVDAVTGGGGLIQLPALLVLMPGAAPAQVLATNKLSSMFGTAVAAWTYYKRVRPDLRTALPMAAAAVAGSAGGAACASLIPQSAFRPLVLVLLVLVGAYTLRRPTLGEAQALRWSGRAHYAAAAGAALGIGFYDGIFGPGTGSFLVFALVALLGYSFLQASAKARIVNLATNAGALAVFIPQGAPMYRLGLAMAACNIIGGRLGAKTALRRGSGFVRVVFLTVVGALLARLSYDIVAG; translated from the coding sequence ATGCCCGAGCTCCACATCGTCCTCGCGCTCTGCACCGCGGCGCTGCTCGCCGGCTGGGTCGACGCAGTCACCGGCGGGGGCGGGCTGATCCAGCTGCCCGCCCTGCTCGTGCTGATGCCGGGCGCGGCGCCGGCGCAGGTGCTCGCGACCAACAAGCTCTCGAGCATGTTCGGCACCGCCGTCGCGGCCTGGACGTACTACAAGCGCGTCCGCCCCGACCTGCGGACCGCCCTGCCGATGGCCGCCGCGGCGGTCGCCGGGTCGGCGGGCGGGGCGGCCTGCGCCTCGCTGATCCCGCAGTCGGCCTTCCGCCCGCTCGTCCTGGTACTGCTGGTGCTGGTGGGGGCCTACACCCTGCGCCGGCCGACGCTCGGGGAGGCACAGGCGCTGCGCTGGTCCGGCCGCGCGCACTACGCGGCGGCCGCCGGGGCGGCGCTCGGCATCGGGTTCTACGACGGCATCTTCGGGCCGGGGACCGGCAGCTTCCTGGTCTTCGCGCTCGTCGCGCTGCTCGGCTACTCGTTCCTGCAGGCGTCGGCGAAGGCCCGCATCGTCAACCTCGCCACCAACGCCGGGGCGCTGGCCGTGTTCATCCCGCAGGGCGCGCCGATGTACCGCCTCGGCCTCGCCATGGCCGCCTGCAACATCATCGGCGGCCGGCTCGGCGCGAAGACCGCGCTGCGCCGGGGGAGCGGCTTCGTCCGGGTCGTCTTCCTGACCGTCGTGGGCGCGCTGCTGGCCCGGCTGAGCTACGACATCGTCGCGGGCTAG